Part of the Brevibacillus brevis genome is shown below.
ATGCAGCCCTCCAAGGGAGAGACCAACCATGTACGCCTTTTTGATCCCCAGATTGTCGAACACATCAAGAAGCCAATCGGCGTACCCCTTCCTCGTACCGTCTACATCCACAGGAATACTTTTATTCTTATCACCGATGATATCAATGGCATAGGTCCGGTATTTGCCGCTCCAATCGGCGATATTTGGATACCACATGGTGGAACTGAACAATGCTCCATGTAGCAATACGAGTGGGGGAGCATCCTTAGGTCCGCTCGCAATGATATGCGTTTGACCGAAACGGGTGGAAAGATAAAAGGCTTCGTAATCGACTGGCCAAAGAGCAAGGCTTTCTTCATAGGTTTGATAATAGGGAATGCCGCTGTCACTGCGTGATGGAATGATTGGTGGATGGTTAGACATAGGGATCTTCCTCCTAATCCTGTTGATAGTGATGTGTAAATGCGTGAGAAATCTGAAATTATAACAGGTTTAATAATCAGTATAATACAGTAATTTTGTTTGTCAAACTATCCTTTAAAATAACGATTAATTAATTGCAACAGATTTATTGTATAAAATATAACAGCGTCACTCGCTGACGAAGACATCGATTTTCAAGACTGCCGGAACCGGATCCATAAAGGGTAGGGCAGCAAGGAACGGATTGTTCCTACCCCCTGATATTCCATGAACTATTGGCGACAGAATCTCCGAAGCACATAGAAAAAGCTCGCAACGAGGCGAGCCTGCAGCGAATCCGCTTCCTTACACGGGCTTTCTTTTGTTTCTCGTGACTCGTCACGCGCCATCCGCTGCGTAATGGCGAATGAGCTCCTGGGCTTGCTTGCGAATGCGGTCCGCCATCTCGCGGGGCTCAATCACCTTGACGGCAGTTCCCAGCTGAAAAAAGTAGTCGGTAACGAAATCCCATTCCTCTTTGGCAATCACAGTCTCTACGTAGCCTTGCTCCGGATTGACCGTCACAATATGAGGTTCCAGCCAAGGCTGGCTGCGGCACTGCCGCAATCCTTCCCGAGTCAGCTCCACGTAGATGCGGACGGGCGTTTTTGGCGTTTGTGCCGTATAGCTGCCCAGCCAGTCAGGCAGAGAAACTTGTGGCGGGAACGATTTCAGCGTTCGTTCCATCGAGACAATCCGGTCTGTCCGAAACAAGCGGATTTCGCCATAGGCCTGATCATATGCTGGCATGTACCAGAAGCCATCGTAAGCGTAGATGCCGACTGGAGCGACTTCTCTCACCGTATTTTCCGATTTCGACACGTACTCGATGGCAAGCAGTTCGTGGGCGATGGCGGCCTCAATGATCTCCTTCAAAAAAGGAGAGGGGACGCTTCTTTTTTGATTCCAAAAGGCAAGAACCGAATCAAGACGGTCCACTTTTCTTTTCACATCGTCGGGAAGGCTGGCGTACAGCTTTGCGAAGACGGAACCGATGTGGATGTCAAAGGGCAGCGATTGATAATAATTCAATGCCTGAAAAGCGAAGAAAACGGCAAACGCTTCCTCCTCGTCAAACATGATCGGCGGAAGTGTCCGGTTATTCAGTACCCGATAACCGCCGCCCCTGCCTGGTTCCGTATAGATCGGGACCCCCATTTCTCCGATGTCCGCAAGATACCGGTGCGCGGTCCGGACGGAAATTCCGAATTCATGTGCGACTTCTTGTGCGGTAAAGCTGCGTTTCGTATTGACATACAGAATCAAATCGAATAAAAGTTTGGCTTTGGACATGAGTTTCCCTCTTCCGCTTAAAACATGACAGTTATTGACATGTTTTAAGCGTATACTTTTTTTGGCGAAAAGCAAGAGGAGGAGAGGCCCATGCAAAAAGAAGATGCCATACGCGTCACCGGTGCGAGGGAAAAAAATCTGAAGGGAGTAGATGTAACCATTCCCAAAAAGCGGATTACGGTTTTTGCAGGCGTATCGGGTTCGGGCAAATCCGCCCTCGTCTTCGATACGATCGCAGCAGAATCGCAGCGGCAATTGAACGAGACGTACTCCAGCTTTATCCGCAACCGGCTCCCTCAATACGGACAGCCGGAGGTGGATGCCATTGAACATTTGCCTGCGGTGATCGTCATGAACCAGAAAAGGATCGGCGGAAACGCAAGGTCCACGGTCGGAACGGTCACGGACATTTATGCGCTGCTGCGGCTTCTGTTTTCCCGATTCGGCAGCCCTTTCGTCGGATATTCGGACGTATTTTCCTTTAACAACCCACAGGGGATGTGTCCGGAATGCGAAGGATTGGGCAAGTCGAAAACAGTCAATATCCATCGGCTGATTGACCGGGAGAAATCTCTGAACGAAGGGGCTATCTTGTTCCCGACCTTCAGGCCCGGTGACTTCCGGTGGAAAAGGTACGTCAGCACCGGCCTTTTCGATAACGACAAAAAATTGAAAGACTATACGGATGACGAAATGGACACGCTTCTGTTCAAAAACGGATTCAAGCCGACGCATCCGACGAAGGAATGGCCGCCGACAGCCATATACGAAGGTGTTGTTCCGCGCATCAAGCGCACGTTTTTAAACAAGGATTCGAGAGATGCGGCGAGGTACAAGGAAGCGATCGATCGGGTCATGACCGAGGACATTTGCCCATTCTGCCGCGGCGGTCGATTGAATCCGCACGTGCTCGCTTGCCGAATAAACGGAAAAAACATAGCTGATTGTGCCACGATACATGTCAGCGAGCTGATCCGGTTCATACGAACGATCCGCGAGCCAGAAGCGCAGACAGTGACCGAAGCGATCGAAAAACGCTTGGCCTATTTGCAGATGGTGGGCCTCGGGTATTTGACCCTGAATCGCGAAACGTCCAGTCTCTCGGGCGGCGAATCGCAGCGAATCAAGATGGTCCGTCAGCTCGGCAGCAGCTTGAGCGATCTGCTGTATATTTTCGACGAGCCGAGTATTGGACTCCATCCGCACGATGTCCACACCATCAACCGGCTGCTGCTGCAGCTCAGGGATAAAGGCAACACGGTCCTGATTGTAGAGCATGATCCTGACGTCATTGAAATTGCCGACCATATCGTCGAGATGGGGCCGTACGCCGGAACAAGGGGTGGAAACGTCGTATTCGAAGGAAGCCTGCAGCGTCTGATGTCAGCAGATACATTGACCGCCGAGTGCTTGAAGCGTAAGCCCGCATTCAAAAGCGAGGTTCGAAAGCCTACGGGTTGGCTTGCTCTCGAGCATGCGGCTCTGAATAATCTGAGGGATATCAGCGTTCGCATTCCGACCGGTGCCATGACCGTGGTAACCGGAGTAGCAGGCTCGGGAAAAAGCACCTTGATCCGTCAAGTGCTTCCGAGGCACTACCCTGACGCGATCCTCATCGATCAAGGAGGGATTGGAGCGTCCAACCGCTCCAACCTGGCCACCTACATGGACATCTTCGACTCGATCAGAAATTTGTTTGCCAAAGAAAACGGCGTGAGCTCATCCTTGTTCAGCTTCAACTCGCAGGGGGCTTGTCCTCACTGCAAGGGTTTGGGGACCATCTACACGGATTTTGCCTTTATGGACACGGTCGCCAGCGTCTGTGAGGCTTGCCGCGGGATGCGTTATACGCAGCAGGTCCTGTCCTATCGCTTTCGCGGAAAAAGCATTGGAGACATCCTGGCGATGACCGTAGAGGAGGCACTCCACTTTTTTCATGAGGAAGATGTGGGATCGTCGCTCCAAAAAATGAAAGAGGTAGGCATCGGCTATTTGTCGTTGGGACAGCCGCTTAGCACTTTGTCGGGCGGCGAGCTGCAGCGTCTCAAGCTGGCTGCGGAGCTGGAGGGCAGCGGGACTCTTTATGTGCTGGACGAGCCGACCACCGGACTGCATATGTCTGATGTGGGGGTGCTGATCCGATTGATGAATCGTCTCGTCGAGCGAGGCGCTACTTTGATCGTAATCGAGCATAATCTGCACGTGATCTGTCAAGCAGACTGGATGATCGATCTCGGGCCTGGTGCGGGTGACGAAGGCGGCACAGTCATGTTTGAAGGCATACCGAAAGATAGTATCCATTGCGACGCCTCGTTGACCGGGACGTATGTAAGGAAAGCTGTCCTCGGAGTCCAGTAGGGAATCCCTCGCAAATCCCTCGCAGGAAGAACCACCGAAGGATGAAAAATCCAATGCGGTGGTTCTTTTTTTCTCGCGTCTTCAATGCCATCATGGTAGATGGGGGCGATGAACGATGTTCCAAGATTTCAAACTCTTCGGTGACCGACCGGTCGCCGTCCAAGTGAAAGAATACGTCCAGCGTTTGATTTTGAAGGGAGGGCTTCAAGCCGGTCAAAAGCTCCCCTCTACGCGAGAAATGAGCAGTCTGCTAAAGGTGAGCCGCAATACAGTCATCGCTGCCTATGAAAGCTTGGAGGATGATGGATTTGCGTATGCGATTCCGGGGAAGGGCAGCTATGTGGCCGCCATGGCGGGAAGCTCCGTCGCAGATGACGGAGGAGCTGACGGCTCTGAGGTCTGGCAAATCGACTGGCGTGCAAGAATGAACGAATATGCTGTTTCAGCCGTAGAGCTGGACAGGATGAAGAAGGGCATTCGCAGCGAAAAAGGAATCATCTCGTTTACCAGCATCGCTCCGGATGAGCAGCTGTTTGATCTGGGAGATGTAAAGCGTGCCTTTCTGGACCGAATGGCAATCGAAGGTCAGGTGCTGCTCAACTACGGCTATGCCAAGGGCTACAAGCCGCTGATCGATTACCTGATGCTTCATATGGAAAACAAGGGCGTCGATATCAGCGGCAAGGATATGCTGATTACAAGCGGGTTTACGGAAGGCTTTGATATCGTGCTGTCTGCATTGCGCCCCTCTGCACGGCGCGGAGGAGCCCTTTGTGAAAATCCGACGCATCATACGGCGATCAAAAATTTGAGGCTGCACGGATTTGAAGTGACCGGCATTCCGATGGAGCGCGACGGTATTGATGTGGGGCAGCTGGAGGCACAGCTGCAAACCAATCGTTTCGATCTGGCCTACTTGACTCCTTCCTACCACAATCCCACGGGCATCGTCATGTCCCCCGCAAAGCGCAGCGCCGTTGCGCAGCTCATGAAGCACTATCAGGTTCCGGTGATCGAAGATGGATTCAATGAGGAGCTGCGCTACTCGGGAGCTCATATTGCACCCCTGATAGCGACAGCAGGGAAAGGGAACGGGGTCATCTATATTGGCAGCTTTTCCAAGGTGCTGTTCCCTGGATTGCGAGTAGGCTGGGTGCTGGGAGACCGGGCGTTGATCGACACGCTGGAAAGCATGAAGCGTGCACGCACCATCCATACTTCAACCATCGACCAATCGATTTTATACCAATATTTGCTCAACGGAAACTTCGATTCGTATCTCAAAAAAGCACGTGCGGAGTATAAGCGCAAATACGAGTTGACAAAAGCCTTGTGTGAGGTCCATCTTCCGGAAGCCCAGCTGTCGGGAGACGGGGGGTTGCATTTGTTCCTTACCTTTCCCTCTGGCCTCAATACACACGAGCTGCTGGATGCATGCAAAGAGCAGGGCGTTATTTTTACGCCGGGAGACAAGTTTTTTCTTCAGGAAGGCGAAGGGACAAATACATTGCGGCTCGGCTTTTCCCGGGTGACGGATGAAGATATCGAACGGGGTATTCAGATGATCGGCAAACAGGCGCGACGCTTTCGTAAGTAGTAGAGCTTGTGAGACGAAATCACTTCGTCAGATCGCGCACCTTTCCCTCGGTGCAACAGCCATGGGATGTACTATTCATTGCCAGACTACGATTGAAAAAATGAGGTGTCTTGATGAAAATTGGCGTGATTATGGGTGGCATTTCCTCGGAGCGTGAGGTTTCTCTGAAGACCGGTCAAGAGATGATCCGTCACTTGGATGGCAGCCGCTATGAAGCGGTTCCCATCGTAATCGAGCAGAGAGCGGATCTAATCAAGCAGGTCCAAAGGGCAGGCATCGATATCGCGCTGCTTGCGTTGCATGGCCGGTACGGCGAGGACGGCACGGTACAGGGAGCGCTGGAGACGCTGGGCATTCCGTATACAGGCAGCGGTGTCTTGGCCAGCAGCCTGTGCATGAATAAGCAGCTGGCCAAGATGCTGCTAAGGGCAGCGGGCGTGCATGCTCCAGCCGGCCTTTACTGGAAAAAGATGGACGATTACGATCGACTAGCGGTAGAGCAGCTGGGCTACCCGGTTATTGTCAAGCCAAACACAGGAGGCTCCAGCATCGGCGTCCAGCTTGTACAGAATGAAAAGGAGCTGCTGCCCGCAGTCCAGGAGGCTTTCAGCTTGGATGAAGCGATCTTGATTGAGCCTTTTCTGAAAGGGACGGAGCTCACCTGCTCGATCCTGGAAGACGAGGTCTTGCCGATTCTCGGCATTCGTTCCGCTCATTCGGAGTGGTTTGACTACAAAGCGAAATACGAGGTCGGCGGCGCTGAGGAGAAGGTGATCCAGCTGCCTCCCGCTACTCTGCAGCGTGTACACGAGGCTGCACTTGCCAGCTACCGGCTGCTGCAATGCAACGTCTACGCGAGGGTCGATATGATTTTGCATGAGGATACGCCGTACGTGCTGGAGGTAAACACGTTACCGGGAATGACCGCGGGGAGCCTGCTTCCGAAGAGCGCGGAAGCTGCGGGTATGACCTTTTCACAGCTGCTCGACCGCATTATTGCCAGGTCGCTCTATGAGCGGAAACAGGAATGGGGTAAGTCGGAGAGATCATCTGATTGAAAAGGCAATTGCCTGCTTTTCCCGAATGGATGGATGTGCACGCAAAAACGAGGACCGCGGAACGGGACTTGTTCCGCGTCCAAACAGGCTTTCCAAACGCTAACTTCTACAAGGAAGCTAGCGTTTTTTTACGTGCGGGCTGCCTCTTGATCGAAGCGCATGTCGATGAAAGCGCGCAGGGCATTGCTGACGAACGAATCCTTGCGCATGATGAATTCGGTCTTCATGTGGCGCAGTGGATGGGGAATATCATGGGTGCGGATGGTCCCTTCCAGCTCATGTCGGGACGTGACGGTCCGCGGGAGCAAAGAGATACCGAGGCCGGCGGAGACCCCTCCGATAATCGCTTCGATTGTCCCGAACTCCATAATGACGGGAGAAGTCAGGCCGCGCGAATACAGAAAGCGCTCCAGGACTGCCCGATACGAACAGCCGGTGCTGTACACCAGAATCGGTCTGGCGAGCGCTTCATCAAGGTCGTCGATGGCTGTAGACGAAGCGATGACGAGCTCTTCTTCAAAGGCGGGTATGGACTGAAGCTCTGGATGGTCGCACTCGCCACCGATGAACGCTCCGTCCAGCTCGTAGTGCAGCACTTTTTCCATCAGAAACTGGGTATGCCCGGTCGTCAACGAGAGTAGGACATTCGGATACTGCTCGTAGTACGCAGCGAACAGTTTGGGCAACCGGACTGCTGCGGCGGTTTGCGTGGACCCGATCATCAAAGGTCCGTTGGGCTCGGAGGTGGAGGCGAGCGCCTTGGTTGCCTCGTCCAGCATCCCTACGATTTTATCTGCATAATCGAGCAGCGTTTTCCCGCTCGAGGAGAGTGTCATTCCTCGGTTATGGCGAAAAAACAGCACCGTGCCAAGTTCTGATTCTAACTGCTGAATACGGGCCGTGACGTTGGATTGGACATAGCCGAGCTTGGAAGCGGCTTTTGTGATCGAACCTTCACGGGCGACTGTTTGAAATATGCGAAGTTCCGCGCTCTCCATAGGATGGATCCTCCGTTTCTCGCTGCTATCATTTTAGGTGATATCAAACATCTGTAATGATCATTATATAAAAAACCAAACCTCCCTTACAATAAGGCTTGCAAATTCCACGTCGGGAGGACTTCATCATGCACAAGCTCAAGTATGCCTGTCTCGTCATTGTGACGACGTTTTTGATGGGAATCGCCTTTCCTGTAGGCAAGATCGGCCTGTCCTATGCCCCGCCCTTCCTTTTGATGGGCATTCGCTTCGTGCTCGCAGGAGGTTTGCTCGCTTTGCTCTGCGTCAAGAAGCAGCAGCCGCAAAGCGCAAAGCAATGGCTGCAAGCAATCGTCATCGGCCTGTTTCAGTCCGCCGGGGTGATGGGCTGCGTATTTTTCAGCATGCGCTGGATTACGTCAAGCGAGTCATCCATCCTCACCAGCTCAAGTCCGCTGCTCGTGATCGTCATGGGGACGCTTGTATCAGGAGCGGCTTACCGGATACACCAGTGGCTTGGTGTGATCATCGGCTTGGTCGGGGTAGCGGTTGCATTCGGCTTTCATCTCGGCCTGCAGCCAGGCACTTTCATCAGCCTGGGGGGCGCTGTCCTCTTTGCTTCCGCGACGCTGCTCATCAAGCGGTGGTCCCCGTCCTTTGACATGAATGTGCTGGCGGCCTATCAGATGCTGGCCGGGGGGATCGCCTTGCTCATCATGAGCGTGATCACGGAGCATCCTTTCTTCACGGTGACGCTCACCTCTGTATCGGTTGTGCTGTGGCTCGCCATCATGTGCTCGATCGTCCAGTTTACACTCTGGTTTTATCTGCTTCACCGCGGCGATCCCGCGAAGACGAGCTCGTTTCTTTTTCTCGTACCGCTTTTCGGGGTTCTCACCAGCTGGCTTTTGCTCGGCGAACGTATCGAATGGTATGTCGGAGCGGGGGGATTTTTGATTGGCATCGGAATTTTTTTGGTCAATCAAAAGGGGGATCGCGCAGGCACGACGACCGATGAAATGGCTCTTTACCCAAAAATGCTCAAGGAGTGACTGACAATGGACCTGACAAACCACGTAGCTCTCGTAACCGGCGGCGGTACCGGAATCGGAAGGGCGACCAGCATCGAGCTGGCTCGGCGGGGGGCTTTGGTCGCCGTGAACTATTCCCGTTCCGAGGCTG
Proteins encoded:
- a CDS encoding DMT family transporter, with the protein product MHKLKYACLVIVTTFLMGIAFPVGKIGLSYAPPFLLMGIRFVLAGGLLALLCVKKQQPQSAKQWLQAIVIGLFQSAGVMGCVFFSMRWITSSESSILTSSSPLLVIVMGTLVSGAAYRIHQWLGVIIGLVGVAVAFGFHLGLQPGTFISLGGAVLFASATLLIKRWSPSFDMNVLAAYQMLAGGIALLIMSVITEHPFFTVTLTSVSVVLWLAIMCSIVQFTLWFYLLHRGDPAKTSSFLFLVPLFGVLTSWLLLGERIEWYVGAGGFLIGIGIFLVNQKGDRAGTTTDEMALYPKMLKE
- a CDS encoding LysR family transcriptional regulator is translated as MESAELRIFQTVAREGSITKAASKLGYVQSNVTARIQQLESELGTVLFFRHNRGMTLSSSGKTLLDYADKIVGMLDEATKALASTSEPNGPLMIGSTQTAAAVRLPKLFAAYYEQYPNVLLSLTTGHTQFLMEKVLHYELDGAFIGGECDHPELQSIPAFEEELVIASSTAIDDLDEALARPILVYSTGCSYRAVLERFLYSRGLTSPVIMEFGTIEAIIGGVSAGLGISLLPRTVTSRHELEGTIRTHDIPHPLRHMKTEFIMRKDSFVSNALRAFIDMRFDQEAART
- a CDS encoding D-alanine--D-alanine ligase, with amino-acid sequence MKIGVIMGGISSEREVSLKTGQEMIRHLDGSRYEAVPIVIEQRADLIKQVQRAGIDIALLALHGRYGEDGTVQGALETLGIPYTGSGVLASSLCMNKQLAKMLLRAAGVHAPAGLYWKKMDDYDRLAVEQLGYPVIVKPNTGGSSIGVQLVQNEKELLPAVQEAFSLDEAILIEPFLKGTELTCSILEDEVLPILGIRSAHSEWFDYKAKYEVGGAEEKVIQLPPATLQRVHEAALASYRLLQCNVYARVDMILHEDTPYVLEVNTLPGMTAGSLLPKSAEAAGMTFSQLLDRIIARSLYERKQEWGKSERSSD
- a CDS encoding YafY family protein, with protein sequence MSKAKLLFDLILYVNTKRSFTAQEVAHEFGISVRTAHRYLADIGEMGVPIYTEPGRGGGYRVLNNRTLPPIMFDEEEAFAVFFAFQALNYYQSLPFDIHIGSVFAKLYASLPDDVKRKVDRLDSVLAFWNQKRSVPSPFLKEIIEAAIAHELLAIEYVSKSENTVREVAPVGIYAYDGFWYMPAYDQAYGEIRLFRTDRIVSMERTLKSFPPQVSLPDWLGSYTAQTPKTPVRIYVELTREGLRQCRSQPWLEPHIVTVNPEQGYVETVIAKEEWDFVTDYFFQLGTAVKVIEPREMADRIRKQAQELIRHYAADGA
- a CDS encoding excinuclease ABC subunit UvrA; this translates as MQKEDAIRVTGAREKNLKGVDVTIPKKRITVFAGVSGSGKSALVFDTIAAESQRQLNETYSSFIRNRLPQYGQPEVDAIEHLPAVIVMNQKRIGGNARSTVGTVTDIYALLRLLFSRFGSPFVGYSDVFSFNNPQGMCPECEGLGKSKTVNIHRLIDREKSLNEGAILFPTFRPGDFRWKRYVSTGLFDNDKKLKDYTDDEMDTLLFKNGFKPTHPTKEWPPTAIYEGVVPRIKRTFLNKDSRDAARYKEAIDRVMTEDICPFCRGGRLNPHVLACRINGKNIADCATIHVSELIRFIRTIREPEAQTVTEAIEKRLAYLQMVGLGYLTLNRETSSLSGGESQRIKMVRQLGSSLSDLLYIFDEPSIGLHPHDVHTINRLLLQLRDKGNTVLIVEHDPDVIEIADHIVEMGPYAGTRGGNVVFEGSLQRLMSADTLTAECLKRKPAFKSEVRKPTGWLALEHAALNNLRDISVRIPTGAMTVVTGVAGSGKSTLIRQVLPRHYPDAILIDQGGIGASNRSNLATYMDIFDSIRNLFAKENGVSSSLFSFNSQGACPHCKGLGTIYTDFAFMDTVASVCEACRGMRYTQQVLSYRFRGKSIGDILAMTVEEALHFFHEEDVGSSLQKMKEVGIGYLSLGQPLSTLSGGELQRLKLAAELEGSGTLYVLDEPTTGLHMSDVGVLIRLMNRLVERGATLIVIEHNLHVICQADWMIDLGPGAGDEGGTVMFEGIPKDSIHCDASLTGTYVRKAVLGVQ
- a CDS encoding PLP-dependent aminotransferase family protein: MFQDFKLFGDRPVAVQVKEYVQRLILKGGLQAGQKLPSTREMSSLLKVSRNTVIAAYESLEDDGFAYAIPGKGSYVAAMAGSSVADDGGADGSEVWQIDWRARMNEYAVSAVELDRMKKGIRSEKGIISFTSIAPDEQLFDLGDVKRAFLDRMAIEGQVLLNYGYAKGYKPLIDYLMLHMENKGVDISGKDMLITSGFTEGFDIVLSALRPSARRGGALCENPTHHTAIKNLRLHGFEVTGIPMERDGIDVGQLEAQLQTNRFDLAYLTPSYHNPTGIVMSPAKRSAVAQLMKHYQVPVIEDGFNEELRYSGAHIAPLIATAGKGNGVIYIGSFSKVLFPGLRVGWVLGDRALIDTLESMKRARTIHTSTIDQSILYQYLLNGNFDSYLKKARAEYKRKYELTKALCEVHLPEAQLSGDGGLHLFLTFPSGLNTHELLDACKEQGVIFTPGDKFFLQEGEGTNTLRLGFSRVTDEDIERGIQMIGKQARRFRK